In Magnolia sinica isolate HGM2019 chromosome 12, MsV1, whole genome shotgun sequence, a single genomic region encodes these proteins:
- the LOC131221109 gene encoding 36.4 kDa proline-rich protein-like, with protein MGKFVVVHVLLLMVYLGLFLPSLACPYCRYPTHPTKPPKVQPKFPPKHPPKVTPLPPPPVVVKPPYVWPPSPPKVSPKPPPYVKPPYVKPPYVKPPPVEKACPPPPQGVLPKPPSPSPVVPMPPSPPKVVPMPPSPPIVVPTPPSPPKVLPPSPPKVVPTPPSPPKVVPPPPPPPPPPAQQTCPIDTLKLGACVAILGSPIRIGIGSEAKDACCPVLKGLADLDAALCLCTTIKATFVNTKIILPFAFMVLRDCGKTLPPGYQCPA; from the coding sequence ATGGGGAAGTTTGTTGTGGTACATGTCCTGCTTCTAATGGTGTATTTAGGGTTATTTCTTCCTTCTCTTGCATGTCCTTATTGCCGTTACCCAACCCATCCTACTAAACCACCTAAGGTGCAACCCAAGTTCCCCCCCAAGCACCCACCAAAGGTTACGCCATTGCCACCACCCCCAGTTGTGGTCAAGCCACCCTACGTTTGGCCGCCCAGCCCGCCGAAGGTGAGCCCCAAACCACCACCCTATGTCAAGCCACCCTATGTTAAACCACCCTACGTAAAGCCCCCTCCAGTTGAGAAGGCATGCCCGCCTCCCCCTCAGGGAGTACTGCCTAAGCCTCCAAGCCCATCGCCGGTGGTTCCCATGCCGCCCTCACCTCCGAAAGTAGTCCCCATGCCACCATCGCCTCCAATAGTAGTCCCCACACCACCATCACCTCCGAAAGTACTCCCGCCATCGCCTCCGAAAGTAGTCCCCACACCACCGTCCCCTCCGAAGGTTGTCCCACCACCGCCGCCGCCGCCGCCGCCGCCAGCGCAGCAAACATGCCCCATTGACACACTCAAGCTAGGTGCATGTGTGGCCATCTTGGGTAGTCCGATCCGCATTGGCATAGGCAGTGAGGCCAAAGATGCATGTTGCCCAGTGCTAAAAGGGCTGGCAGACTTGGATGCAGCTCTTTGCCTTTGCACCACCATCAAGGCCACTTTCGTAAACACCAAGATCATCCTACCCTTTGCTTTTATGGTCTTGCGTGACTGTGGGAAGACCCTTCCACCTGGTTACCAGTGTCCAGCGTAA